Proteins co-encoded in one Desulfuromonas sp. genomic window:
- a CDS encoding IPT/TIG domain-containing protein, which yields MHFVRIFLALGLVLPVVSLAQEITAVYPARTVPGGSVTITGGPFGEDALVVLGDQAVEPKDRQTDKLVFTVPALLEGEYTLLVQEGESVSAGTHTLTVIEPTPRIISLDPRNLETCSLDPDHRVVAEIHHVLPGASLLLDSKILPHERIDQGRLAFRPPSLAAGIYGIQVVNPGGARSLPQSLWVNDIPKIDSVTQGEDFVSYYQLIITGKNFFPNSALVVTESAIGFSDTPPQQNFIFSKAPSTARGFQRIGDHTVYVDCATLIYNRYPYSSQPKDLTLLIVNPDGKRTANHHLSAP from the coding sequence ATGCATTTTGTCCGAATATTCCTTGCCCTGGGGCTGGTCCTCCCGGTCGTCTCCCTGGCCCAGGAAATCACCGCCGTCTACCCGGCCAGAACGGTCCCCGGAGGGTCCGTAACGATCACCGGCGGCCCCTTTGGCGAAGACGCCCTGGTGGTCCTCGGCGACCAGGCCGTGGAGCCGAAAGACAGGCAGACGGACAAGCTTGTTTTCACCGTCCCGGCCCTGCTGGAGGGCGAATACACCCTGCTGGTACAGGAGGGCGAGTCCGTCTCGGCAGGCACGCACACCCTCACGGTCATCGAACCGACCCCCCGAATCATCTCCCTCGACCCGCGCAACCTCGAAACCTGCTCACTCGATCCCGACCACCGTGTGGTCGCGGAGATCCACCATGTGCTCCCCGGCGCCAGCCTCCTGCTGGACAGCAAGATCCTGCCCCACGAAAGGATCGACCAGGGCCGTCTCGCCTTCAGGCCCCCTTCCCTGGCGGCCGGCATCTACGGCATCCAGGTGGTCAATCCCGGCGGAGCCCGCTCTCTCCCCCAATCGCTGTGGGTCAACGACATCCCGAAAATCGACAGCGTGACCCAGGGCGAGGATTTCGTCAGCTACTACCAACTGATCATCACCGGGAAGAACTTCTTTCCCAACTCGGCCCTCGTCGTCACCGAAAGCGCGATCGGCTTCTCCGACACCCCTCCCCAGCAGAATTTCATCTTTTCAAAGGCACCATCGACCGCGCGGGGATTCCAGAGAATCGGTGACCACACCGTCTACGTCGACTGCGCCACACTCATCTACAACCGCTATCCCTACAGCAGCCAACCCAAGGACCTGACCCTGCTTATCGTCAATCCCGACGGCAAGAGGACTGCAAACCACCACCTGTCGGCCCCCTGA
- the lptG gene encoding LPS export ABC transporter permease LptG — protein MTLLTRYILGHFRRFFILALGAFTGLYLLVDFFEKADDFIEHQAPLAAYFVYFANSIPVIVVQIVPLAVLLGVFLTLGGLSRTNELTAMRSGGVGLWRLTMPLLHVSLAISVVVLLSNEFLVPVCARQANHTLRVDVQGKPEISARRDRIWYREGNTIVNIRLAQPEQNALQGISLFEFDPQFHLQRRIDAPAASYSAGSWTFRNITERSIAPPPMGISGVDRYPLMTISLSKTPEDFRTPRPRTEEMGYRELAGQVHKLENEGFNPTRFRVDLQARLATPFANLIMAFLGIPFALHKGRGANLAVGIALSVGIGITYHIIQAMLLAFGYAAVVPPLVAAWSANLLFALIGVWLLLTARD, from the coding sequence TTGACCCTCCTTACCCGCTACATACTGGGCCATTTCCGGCGCTTCTTTATCCTTGCCCTCGGAGCCTTCACCGGACTGTACCTTCTCGTCGATTTTTTCGAGAAGGCCGATGACTTCATCGAGCATCAGGCGCCCCTGGCCGCCTACTTTGTCTATTTCGCTAACAGTATCCCGGTCATCGTCGTTCAGATCGTTCCCCTCGCAGTCCTGCTCGGGGTCTTCCTGACCCTCGGAGGCCTGTCCCGCACCAACGAACTGACGGCCATGCGCTCCGGAGGTGTGGGCCTGTGGCGACTGACCATGCCCCTTCTTCATGTTTCCCTCGCCATCTCCGTCGTGGTCCTGCTGAGCAACGAGTTCCTGGTTCCGGTATGCGCCCGACAGGCCAACCACACTCTCCGGGTGGACGTCCAGGGAAAACCTGAGATCTCTGCCAGGCGGGACAGGATCTGGTATCGAGAGGGAAACACCATCGTCAACATTCGCCTCGCCCAGCCCGAGCAAAACGCCCTGCAGGGAATCTCGCTTTTCGAATTCGACCCCCAGTTTCATCTGCAGCGCCGCATCGACGCCCCCGCCGCAAGCTATTCCGCCGGAAGCTGGACATTCCGGAACATTACCGAACGCTCCATCGCTCCGCCTCCGATGGGCATCTCCGGGGTGGACCGTTACCCCCTCATGACCATTTCCTTGAGCAAAACCCCGGAAGATTTCAGGACCCCTCGTCCGCGCACCGAGGAGATGGGATACCGCGAACTGGCAGGGCAGGTCCACAAACTGGAAAACGAAGGCTTCAACCCCACCCGTTTCAGAGTCGATCTCCAAGCCCGCCTGGCAACGCCCTTTGCCAACCTCATCATGGCCTTTCTCGGAATCCCCTTTGCCCTGCACAAGGGACGCGGGGCCAATCTTGCCGTGGGAATCGCCCTGAGCGTCGGCATCGGCATCACCTACCACATCATCCAGGCAATGCTCCTGGCCTTCGGCTACGCCGCCGTCGTCCCTCCCCTGGTCGCGGCCTGGTCCGCCAACCTTCTCTTCGCCCTGATCGGCGTCTGGCTCCTGCTAACAGCAAGAGACTAA
- the lptF gene encoding LPS export ABC transporter permease LptF, whose product MAPLPWQGKNRCKSGLQPPLTVITSAPMSATRIHRYIAREVTVPAGLGLLIFTFVLLMGRVLKLVEMVINKGVPAGEIVELFLSLMPAFLVITIPLAFLLGVLLAFSRLSADSEIIALNSSGVSLAQMFRPVLALSVLASLATGYLTLWAEPTSRASFRHQVFKIASSRASVGIQPRVFNDEFEGLVLYANDIQERTGTMEGLFISDEREGSTPAIILARGGRIISDREALTLTLRMEDGAIHRRPQDREGDSYQIVSFDVYDVNLNMGRELAPSKTRPQKAKEMTTAKLRATLLDDNNRANDPGLTAELHKRFALPMAPLLFALIGVPLGVHSSRTGRGAGFSLALGVALIYFLLFSGAKTVAEEGMFPPALAIWTPNILGLIAGVVLFRLTAQEKRPALMDWIPDRLNKAKTFFIRKAGR is encoded by the coding sequence ATGGCGCCTCTACCCTGGCAAGGGAAAAATCGCTGCAAATCCGGTTTACAACCCCCCTTAACTGTAATAACATCTGCGCCCATGTCGGCCACTCGAATCCACCGCTATATCGCCCGAGAAGTTACAGTCCCTGCGGGGTTGGGCTTGCTGATTTTCACCTTCGTTCTCCTCATGGGGCGCGTCCTGAAACTGGTGGAGATGGTCATCAACAAGGGGGTGCCCGCCGGAGAGATCGTAGAGCTTTTCCTCTCCCTGATGCCTGCCTTCCTGGTCATAACAATCCCCCTGGCTTTCCTCCTCGGGGTTCTCCTCGCCTTCAGCCGCCTTTCCGCCGACAGCGAAATCATCGCCCTTAATTCGAGCGGCGTCAGCCTCGCGCAGATGTTCAGACCGGTTCTGGCGCTGTCCGTTCTGGCCAGCCTGGCAACAGGTTACCTCACCCTGTGGGCCGAACCCACGAGCCGTGCCAGCTTCCGCCATCAGGTATTCAAAATCGCCTCGAGCAGGGCCAGCGTCGGCATCCAGCCCCGGGTCTTCAACGATGAATTCGAAGGCCTGGTACTGTACGCCAACGACATCCAGGAACGAACCGGCACCATGGAAGGCCTCTTCATCTCCGACGAAAGAGAAGGGAGCACCCCAGCCATCATCCTGGCCCGTGGAGGGCGCATCATATCCGACCGCGAAGCCCTGACCCTGACCCTGCGCATGGAGGACGGGGCCATCCACCGCAGGCCTCAGGACAGAGAGGGCGACTCCTACCAGATCGTCAGCTTCGATGTCTACGACGTCAACCTCAACATGGGCCGAGAGTTGGCCCCGTCGAAAACCCGCCCTCAAAAAGCCAAGGAAATGACCACGGCGAAGCTTCGCGCGACCCTTCTCGACGACAATAACCGGGCCAACGACCCCGGCCTCACCGCAGAGCTGCACAAAAGGTTCGCCCTGCCGATGGCCCCTCTGCTCTTCGCCCTCATCGGGGTCCCTCTCGGCGTCCATTCCAGTCGCACCGGGCGAGGGGCCGGATTCTCTCTGGCCCTGGGGGTCGCCCTGATCTATTTCCTCCTTTTTTCCGGAGCAAAAACCGTAGCCGAAGAGGGGATGTTTCCACCCGCCCTCGCCATCTGGACACCAAACATCCTTGGCCTCATAGCCGGGGTGGTCCTTTTTCGCCTGACCGCCCAGGAGAAACGCCCGGCCCTCATGGACTGGATTCCCGACCGCCTGAACAAGGCCAAAACCTTCTTCATCCGCAAGGCCGGGAGATAA
- the rpsB gene encoding 30S ribosomal protein S2 — MAQITMKQLLEAGVHFGHQTKRWNPKMKPYIFGARNGIYIIDLQKTVRYFRTAYSFIQGIVEKGDKVLFVGTKKQAQDSIVEEAARADQYYVNNRWLGGMLTNFATIKGSIDRLKKIETMASDGTYDLLTKKEALELERERIKLEKNLGGIKGMTKLPGAIFVIDPKKETIGVKEARKLGIPVVAVVDTNCDPQDIDYIIPGNDDAIRAIRLFASRMADACIDGAEARQAALRTESEGKEPAVEEKAAPAAAEAAPAAPAAPAAPAAPAAPAAPAAPAAAEAAPAAAEAAPEKPATES; from the coding sequence ATGGCACAGATCACAATGAAGCAACTCCTGGAGGCCGGCGTTCACTTCGGCCACCAGACCAAGCGCTGGAACCCCAAGATGAAGCCTTATATCTTCGGGGCTCGCAACGGCATCTACATCATCGACCTGCAGAAAACGGTTCGTTACTTCAGGACCGCTTACAGCTTTATACAGGGTATCGTCGAGAAGGGGGACAAGGTCCTCTTCGTCGGCACCAAGAAGCAGGCGCAGGACTCCATCGTCGAAGAGGCGGCCCGCGCAGATCAGTATTACGTAAACAACCGCTGGCTTGGCGGCATGCTCACCAATTTTGCTACCATCAAGGGGAGCATCGATCGTCTCAAGAAGATCGAAACCATGGCCAGCGACGGCACCTACGACCTGTTGACCAAGAAAGAGGCGCTGGAGCTGGAGCGCGAGCGAATCAAGCTTGAGAAGAACCTGGGCGGGATCAAGGGAATGACCAAGCTGCCCGGTGCCATTTTCGTCATTGACCCCAAGAAAGAGACCATCGGCGTCAAAGAAGCCCGCAAACTCGGTATCCCCGTCGTTGCCGTTGTCGATACCAACTGCGATCCCCAGGACATCGACTACATCATCCCGGGCAACGATGACGCGATTCGCGCCATCCGCCTGTTCGCTTCGCGCATGGCCGATGCCTGCATCGATGGTGCGGAGGCTCGTCAGGCCGCCTTGCGCACCGAGTCTGAAGGCAAGGAGCCCGCTGTCGAGGAGAAGGCCGCCCCGGCAGCCGCAGAGGCCGCCCCGGCAGCCCCGGCAGCCCCGGCAGCCCCGGCAGCCCCGGCAGCCCCGGCAGCCCCGGCAGCCCCGGCAGCCGCAGAGGCCGCTCCGGCAGCCGCAGAGGCCGCTCCCGAAAAGCCTGCTACCGAATCCTGA
- the tsf gene encoding translation elongation factor Ts, whose product MAKITASMVAELRAKTGAGMMDCKKALNETNGNIEEAVDFLRKKGLSSAAKKSGRIASEGMVAAIGNGNCGVLVEVNAETDFVAKNEGFQKFAAGVAQAALDAAPADLDALLASDFPGTGRTVGEEQTHQVATIGENINVRRFARSEVPEGAVVSYVHGAGKIGVLVELTCANGDDERLSTLGRQLAMHVAAANPQYLSRDQVPGDVVEKEKEIMRVKAKDSGKPDNIVEKIIEGQINKYFGEVCLLEQAYVIDPDQKVGKVIDALAKEMGGEVKLSNYVRYQLGEGIEKRADDFAAEVAELTK is encoded by the coding sequence GTGGCCAAAATAACTGCATCGATGGTTGCTGAACTGCGTGCCAAGACTGGCGCAGGAATGATGGACTGCAAGAAGGCATTGAACGAAACCAACGGGAACATCGAGGAGGCTGTCGATTTCCTGCGCAAGAAGGGACTCTCTTCCGCCGCCAAGAAATCGGGGCGCATCGCCTCCGAGGGCATGGTCGCAGCAATCGGCAACGGCAACTGCGGCGTGTTGGTCGAGGTGAATGCCGAGACCGACTTCGTGGCCAAGAACGAGGGCTTTCAGAAATTTGCCGCCGGTGTGGCACAGGCCGCTCTGGATGCGGCGCCTGCCGACCTGGATGCACTCCTGGCCTCTGACTTCCCCGGCACCGGCCGGACCGTCGGGGAGGAACAGACCCATCAGGTCGCCACCATTGGCGAGAATATCAACGTCCGTCGCTTCGCCCGCTCCGAGGTCCCCGAGGGGGCAGTCGTCTCCTATGTTCACGGTGCCGGCAAGATCGGGGTCCTGGTCGAGCTGACCTGCGCCAATGGCGACGACGAGCGTCTCTCTACCCTGGGCCGGCAGCTTGCCATGCACGTGGCGGCCGCCAATCCCCAGTATCTGAGCAGGGATCAAGTCCCCGGCGACGTGGTGGAAAAAGAGAAGGAGATCATGCGGGTCAAGGCCAAGGACAGCGGCAAGCCCGACAACATCGTCGAGAAAATCATTGAAGGGCAGATCAACAAATATTTCGGAGAGGTCTGCCTCCTCGAGCAGGCTTACGTCATCGACCCCGACCAGAAGGTCGGCAAGGTCATTGATGCCCTGGCCAAGGAGATGGGCGGCGAAGTGAAACTCAGTAACTATGTCCGCTACCAGCTCGGCGAGGGGATCGAGAAGCGTGCCGACGATTTTGCCGCGGAAGTGGCCGAACTCACCAAATAG
- the pyrH gene encoding UMP kinase: MTADNPKYSRILLKLSGEALAGGQGYGIDPEVIASIATEIKEVGELGVQVALVIGGGNIFRGVAAASQGMDRSSADYMGMLATVMNSLAMQDALEKVGVVTRVQSAIEMQAVAEPYIRRRAVRHLEKGRVVIFGAGTGNPYFTTDTAASLRAMEIGADVILKATKVDGVYSADPAKVKDAVKFASLSYLDVLKKGLQVMDATATSLCMDNNLPIVVFNLTHKGNIKRVVLGEPIGTIVKGE, encoded by the coding sequence ATGACAGCAGATAATCCCAAATATTCCCGCATCCTGCTCAAGCTCAGCGGTGAGGCCCTGGCCGGCGGGCAGGGTTACGGCATCGATCCCGAAGTCATCGCCTCCATCGCCACCGAAATCAAGGAGGTGGGCGAGCTTGGCGTTCAGGTGGCTCTCGTTATCGGGGGCGGCAATATCTTCCGCGGCGTGGCCGCGGCTTCCCAGGGGATGGACCGCTCCAGCGCCGACTACATGGGGATGCTTGCCACGGTCATGAACAGCCTGGCGATGCAGGATGCTCTCGAGAAGGTCGGTGTGGTCACCCGGGTTCAGTCGGCGATCGAGATGCAGGCCGTCGCCGAACCATATATCCGGCGCCGGGCGGTTCGCCACCTCGAGAAGGGGCGCGTGGTCATCTTCGGCGCCGGAACCGGTAATCCCTACTTCACGACCGATACGGCCGCAAGTCTGCGGGCCATGGAGATCGGTGCCGACGTCATTCTCAAGGCGACCAAGGTCGACGGCGTCTACAGTGCCGATCCCGCCAAGGTCAAGGACGCCGTCAAGTTTGCCAGCCTCAGCTATTTGGATGTACTGAAGAAGGGTCTTCAAGTCATGGATGCTACAGCGACCTCGCTGTGCATGGACAATAACCTGCCGATCGTGGTTTTCAACCTGACCCACAAGGGCAACATCAAAAGGGTGGTTCTCGGCGAACCGATCGGGACAATTGTCAAAGGAGAGTGA
- the frr gene encoding ribosome recycling factor — MYDDVVKAARGGMDKAIEALKKGFNKVRTGRASTTLMDEIRVDYYGTPTPLNQIGTMAVPEPRLITITPWEKQLITEIEKAILKSDLGLNPSSDGQLVRIAFPVLTEERRKEMVKGIKRMGEEAKVAIRNSRRDANEGLKKLEKEKEISEDEQKRGEKEIQDLTDKYVKKIDEVVAAKENEVMEI, encoded by the coding sequence ATGTATGATGACGTCGTCAAGGCAGCCCGGGGTGGAATGGATAAGGCCATCGAGGCGCTGAAGAAGGGGTTCAACAAGGTCCGCACCGGACGTGCCTCCACCACCCTCATGGACGAGATTCGGGTTGACTACTACGGAACCCCGACGCCCCTCAATCAGATCGGGACCATGGCAGTTCCCGAGCCGCGGCTGATCACTATCACGCCGTGGGAAAAACAGCTGATTACCGAAATCGAAAAGGCCATTCTCAAGTCGGACCTTGGGCTCAACCCCAGTTCGGACGGCCAGTTGGTGAGGATCGCCTTTCCGGTGCTGACCGAAGAGCGCCGCAAGGAGATGGTCAAGGGGATCAAACGGATGGGCGAGGAGGCCAAAGTCGCCATCCGGAATTCCAGGAGAGATGCCAACGAGGGGTTGAAAAAGCTCGAGAAGGAAAAGGAAATCTCGGAAGACGAACAGAAACGCGGTGAAAAAGAGATCCAGGATCTCACCGATAAATATGTGAAAAAGATTGACGAAGTCGTAGCGGCCAAGGAAAACGAAGTGATGGAGATTTAG
- a CDS encoding 4Fe-4S binding protein, translating into MKINEECIACGTCVDTCPVGAIVESGDTYIINDDCTDCQACVDSCPVSAIVE; encoded by the coding sequence ATGAAAATCAATGAAGAATGCATTGCTTGTGGCACCTGTGTTGACACCTGCCCGGTTGGCGCCATCGTCGAATCCGGGGACACCTACATCATCAACGACGACTGCACCGATTGCCAGGCCTGTGTTGACAGCTGCCCCGTAAGCGCCATCGTCGAGTAA
- the ilvY gene encoding HTH-type transcriptional activator IlvY: MDIRELEIFLTVADLLHFKRASQACNLSPSALTRTIQRLEEEVEQPLFLRDNRTVSLSAAGEQFRIYARQALQEWQRFHAEIQAEQAIAGALSIYASITAVYSLLPNLLESYRGAYPKVQLDLRTGTAEQAVSQVQTGEIDLAVAALPDRDRSQIEFLPITTTPLIFIAPQQPDDSIAAAIQGQLDLSRAPLVLPRAGLSRRRLDKWLKSNRITPNISSEVSGNEAIIPMVRLGCGVGVVPQLVLDRSPFRDEIQILGKAPRLEPYVVGLCSTKRNLQRSSVLAFWRLAEEKSL, from the coding sequence ATGGATATCCGCGAACTCGAAATTTTTCTCACCGTCGCCGACCTGCTCCATTTCAAGCGGGCCAGCCAGGCGTGCAATCTGAGCCCGTCGGCTCTGACCCGAACCATCCAGCGGCTCGAAGAAGAGGTCGAACAGCCGCTTTTCCTGCGGGACAACCGGACGGTCTCCCTCTCTGCGGCTGGAGAACAGTTCCGCATCTACGCCCGCCAGGCGCTGCAGGAGTGGCAGCGTTTCCATGCGGAGATCCAGGCTGAGCAGGCGATTGCCGGGGCGCTCTCCATCTATGCCTCGATCACCGCCGTCTACAGCCTGCTGCCGAACCTGCTGGAATCGTATCGCGGTGCCTATCCCAAGGTCCAGCTCGATCTGCGCACAGGCACGGCCGAGCAGGCCGTGAGCCAGGTGCAGACCGGAGAAATCGACCTTGCGGTGGCGGCGCTGCCCGACCGGGATCGTTCGCAGATCGAGTTTCTGCCGATCACCACCACCCCGCTGATCTTCATTGCCCCGCAACAGCCGGACGATTCGATCGCGGCGGCCATCCAGGGGCAACTCGACCTGTCGCGGGCGCCGCTGGTTTTGCCCCGGGCCGGCCTGTCGCGCCGGCGGCTCGACAAGTGGCTCAAGAGCAACCGCATCACGCCGAATATCAGTTCTGAAGTCTCCGGCAACGAGGCGATCATTCCAATGGTCAGGCTCGGTTGCGGCGTCGGCGTTGTTCCGCAACTGGTCCTGGACCGCAGCCCTTTCCGCGACGAGATCCAGATCCTGGGGAAAGCCCCTCGACTCGAACCGTACGTGGTCGGGCTCTGTTCGACGAAACGCAATCTGCAACGTTCCAGCGTGCTGGCTTTCTGGAGGTTGGCGGAAGAAAAATCGCTCTGA
- the ilvC gene encoding ketol-acid reductoisomerase, whose translation MGQNYFNTLPLRRQLEELGTCHFMDSSEFNGVDYLKGKKIVVVGCGAQGLNQGLNMRDSGLDVAYALRKVEIDEKHISWQNATENNFEFDTIENMVPKGDLVLNLTPDKYHSPVVNHIMPLMKQGACLSYSHGFNIVEEGMQIRKDLTVIMVAPKSPGSEVRAEFLRGFGVPTLIAVHGENDPNGDGLDIAKAYCCGTGGDKAGVLLSSFVAEVKSDLMGEQTILCGVLQTGSILFYNKMVASGIDSGYAAKLIQYGWETTTEALKHGGITNMMDRLSNPAKLRAFALADELKEIMTPLFEKHMDDIMSGHFSETMMADWANNDADLLRWREETNNEPFEKAEAQTAEIPEQEYFDNGILMVAMVKAGVELAFDTMVAAGIKEESAYYESLHETPLIANVIAKKKLYEMNKVISDTAEYGCYLFAHAAVPLLKDFMDTVGTDVIGKGLELKDNGVDNQMLVAVNAEIRGTLIEEVGEELREVMEGMQAIASA comes from the coding sequence ATGGGTCAGAATTATTTCAACACACTGCCGTTGCGTCGTCAGCTGGAGGAACTCGGGACCTGCCATTTCATGGACAGCAGCGAGTTCAACGGCGTCGACTACCTCAAGGGGAAAAAGATCGTCGTCGTCGGCTGCGGCGCCCAGGGCCTGAACCAGGGCCTGAACATGCGCGACAGCGGTCTCGACGTCGCCTACGCCCTGCGCAAGGTCGAGATCGACGAAAAGCATATCTCCTGGCAGAACGCCACCGAGAACAACTTCGAGTTCGACACCATCGAAAACATGGTCCCCAAGGGCGACCTGGTCCTGAACCTGACCCCGGACAAGTACCATTCCCCGGTCGTTAACCACATTATGCCCCTGATGAAACAGGGTGCCTGCCTCTCCTATTCCCACGGCTTCAATATCGTCGAGGAAGGGATGCAGATCCGTAAGGACCTGACGGTTATCATGGTTGCGCCCAAGTCCCCCGGTTCGGAGGTTCGCGCCGAGTTCCTGCGCGGTTTCGGCGTGCCGACCCTGATCGCCGTCCACGGTGAGAACGATCCCAACGGCGACGGCCTCGATATCGCCAAGGCGTACTGCTGCGGTACCGGCGGCGACAAGGCCGGCGTGCTGCTGTCCTCCTTCGTGGCCGAAGTCAAATCGGACCTGATGGGCGAGCAGACCATCCTCTGCGGCGTGCTGCAGACCGGTTCCATCCTCTTCTACAACAAGATGGTCGCCTCCGGCATCGACTCCGGGTATGCCGCCAAGCTGATCCAGTACGGCTGGGAGACCACCACCGAAGCTCTCAAGCACGGCGGCATCACCAACATGATGGACCGGCTCTCCAACCCGGCCAAGCTGAGGGCTTTCGCGCTGGCCGACGAACTGAAGGAGATCATGACTCCTCTGTTCGAGAAGCATATGGACGACATCATGTCCGGGCATTTCTCCGAGACCATGATGGCGGACTGGGCCAACAACGACGCGGACCTGCTGCGCTGGCGTGAAGAGACCAACAACGAGCCCTTTGAAAAAGCCGAAGCGCAGACCGCGGAGATCCCCGAGCAGGAGTACTTCGATAACGGCATCCTGATGGTGGCCATGGTCAAGGCGGGTGTCGAGCTGGCCTTCGACACCATGGTGGCCGCCGGCATCAAGGAGGAGTCGGCCTACTACGAGTCGCTGCACGAGACGCCTCTGATCGCCAACGTCATCGCCAAGAAGAAGCTCTACGAGATGAACAAGGTCATCTCCGACACGGCCGAGTACGGCTGCTACCTCTTCGCTCACGCCGCCGTGCCGCTGCTGAAGGACTTCATGGACACGGTCGGTACCGACGTGATCGGCAAGGGGCTCGAGCTCAAGGACAACGGCGTCGACAACCAGATGCTGGTGGCCGTCAATGCCGAGATTCGCGGAACCCTGATCGAAGAGGTCGGCGAGGAACTGCGTGAGGTTATGGAGGGCATGCAGGCGATCGCCTCGGCCTGA